A genomic stretch from Arachis stenosperma cultivar V10309 chromosome 3, arast.V10309.gnm1.PFL2, whole genome shotgun sequence includes:
- the LOC130967633 gene encoding RING-H2 finger protein ATL65, whose amino-acid sequence MQMHHHHHPNSTTIMPPSSSHHWIWPPTPSPSPSPSPSATFAKSTLPPPSPSKSPVDFSPPLIAMVVVIAAAFLLVTYSRLIARHLTPPLHRLIRRFRRRRRTHSFLPSSSGDLDSLPYYYDSPFDPHIPPSSFSPYGLDDSVIKTIPFSLYAALYAGELNSTSSRRSSSRRDCAVCLFEFEDDDYVRTLPLCSHTFHVDCIDAWLRSHANCPLCRAGVLSAASPFTPMFAARIRPSLDDDAIFHRIAAEHTPPPPEDYRHATTAVSAAPEITVEVPEEGFNGRDFLLKRSYSFGFERSLASERMLVMEPATASPWRYRRGGSSSSFWSKRPSPFGSIGKPRVFSFRYYRGMKSPFFRRRGFFPLSESSMRYAGGGSSSRRSKSIASPMFLRSSVLTSAAGAAGFSSSRLRCGDPEALLSPERFNRR is encoded by the coding sequence aTGCAGatgcatcaccatcatcatcctAATTCAACCACCATCATGCCACCTTCTTCTTCTCATCATTGGATATGGCCTCCAACACCATCTCCATCTCCATCTCCATCTCCATCCGCCACCTTCGCCAAGTCAACGCTGCCGCCACCGTCACCTTCTAAGTCTCCGGTGGACTTCAGCCCTCCCCTCATAGCAATGGTTGTTGTCATCGCCGCCGCCTTCCTCCTCGTTACATACTCCCGTCTCATAGCCCGCCACCTCACTCCTCCACTCCACCGCCTCATAAGACGCTTTCGCCGTCGCCGCCGCACTCATTCCTTCCTCCCTTCCTCCTCCGGCGACCTAGACTCCCTCCCTTACTACTACGACTCCCCCTTCGACCCTCATATCCCACCTTCCTCCTTCTCCCCTTACGGCCTCGACGACTCCGTCATCAAAACCATCCCTTTCTCCCTTTACGCCGCCCTATACGCCGGCGAACTCAACAGCACCTCCTCTCGCCGTTCATCTTCACGCCGCGATTGCGCCGTTTGCCTCTTCGAATTCGAAGACGATGATTACGTTCGAACCTTGCCTCTTTGCTCACACACCTTCCATGTTGATTGCATCGATGCTTGGCTTCGTTCCCACGCAAACTGCCCTCTCTGCCGCGCCGGGGTTCTCTCCGCCGCCTCGCCGTTTACTCCCATGTTCGCCGCCAGGATTCGCCCAAGTCTCGACGACGATGCCATCTTCCACCGGATAGCGGCGGAGCACACTCCGCCTCCGCCGGAGGACTATCGTCATGCTACGACGGCGGTTTCGGCGGCGCCGGAGATTACCGTGGAAGTTCCCGAGGAGGGGTTCAACGGGAGGGACTTTCTATTGAAACGTTCTTATTCGTTTGGGTTCGAAAGGAGCTTGGCGTCGGAGAGGATGTTGGTGATGGAGCCGGCGACGGCGTCCCCATGGCGGTACCGGAGAGGAGGGAGCAGCAGCAGTTTCTGGAGTAAGAGACCTTCGCCGTTTGGGTCTATTGGGAAGCCGAGGGTGTTCTCTTTCAGATACTACAGAGGGATGAAGTCACCGTTTTTCCGGCGAAGAGGGTTTTTTCCGTTATCGGAGTCAAGCATGAGGTACGCCGGTGGCGGGAGCTCGTCGCGGCGGAGTAAGTCCATCGCTAGCCCCATGTTCTTAAGGTCTTCCGTATTGACCTCGGCAGCTGGCGCGGCGGGGTTTTCGTCGAGCCGGCTGAGATGCGGAGATCCCGAGGCGCTGCTTTCGCCGGAGAGGTTCAACAgaagatga
- the LOC130965372 gene encoding mitochondrial import receptor subunit TOM6 homolog produces the protein MFPGMFMRKPDKAAALKQLKSHVAMFGAWVVVVRITPYILHFLNRDKDDLELRLEL, from the coding sequence ATGTTCCCAGGAATGTTCATGCGGAAGCCAGATAAAGCTGCGGCATTGAAGCAGCTGAAATCTCACGTCGCCATGTTCGGTGCTTGGGTTGTCGTCGTTCGAATCACCCCTTACATTCTTCACTTTCTCAACCGCGACAAAGACGACCTCGAGCTCAGGCTCGAGCTTTAG